In Pelagicoccus sp. SDUM812003, the following are encoded in one genomic region:
- the lpxA gene encoding acyl-ACP--UDP-N-acetylglucosamine O-acyltransferase: MSANIHPTAVVDPLAKIAEDVEIGPYAVVGPEVTIGPGTKIWHHATIWGLTEIGAKCEIYPYCSIGMQTQDLKFKGGKPGVRIGDRNVFREYVSINAATNDGDFTVIGNDNYILAYGHVGHCCKIGNHLIASNGIAFAGHVHVGDHVTIGGGGTAIHQFCQIGDYSFIGGCSKVEQDIPPYMLGDGNPAKIRMFNKVGLERNGFTPERMSVVKFLFKTFYREGLNRQQAIEKARSSEFSDTADLQAYVAFVEASERGVTGGSK, encoded by the coding sequence ATGAGCGCGAATATCCACCCCACCGCCGTCGTCGATCCTCTCGCAAAAATCGCTGAGGATGTGGAAATCGGCCCGTATGCCGTCGTCGGTCCCGAGGTCACCATCGGACCGGGCACCAAGATCTGGCATCACGCCACCATCTGGGGCCTCACGGAGATCGGCGCCAAGTGCGAGATCTACCCGTACTGCAGCATAGGCATGCAGACCCAGGACCTGAAGTTCAAAGGCGGCAAGCCGGGCGTTAGGATCGGAGATCGCAACGTGTTTCGCGAATACGTCTCCATCAACGCCGCCACCAACGATGGCGATTTCACGGTGATCGGAAACGACAACTACATTCTCGCTTACGGCCATGTCGGCCACTGCTGCAAGATCGGCAACCACCTCATCGCCAGCAACGGCATCGCCTTCGCCGGTCATGTGCATGTGGGCGATCATGTGACCATCGGTGGAGGCGGCACTGCGATCCACCAGTTCTGCCAGATCGGAGACTACTCCTTCATCGGAGGCTGTTCGAAGGTGGAGCAGGATATCCCACCCTATATGCTAGGAGATGGAAACCCGGCCAAGATTCGCATGTTCAACAAGGTAGGGCTGGAGCGAAACGGTTTCACTCCGGAACGCATGTCGGTGGTTAAGTTTCTCTTCAAAACCTTTTATCGAGAGGGCCTGAATCGTCAGCAAGCCATCGAGAAGGCTCGTAGTAGCGAATTTTCGGATACGGCGGACCTGCAAGCCTACGTGGCGTTCGTGGAAGCTTCGGAGCGCGGAGTGACCGGCGGCAGCAAGTAA
- a CDS encoding energy transducer TonB, which produces MKKPATPILLLLLATASVFSALASANDEDHPARVTRRFEPIYPAGALNQGISQGYAKVLFWVDDLGQPSDFVTVAHNGRWFGPALIDALRDWSFEPKIENGMPVGSVFSVEWTFLPDRAVELNIMSAASKKFDPDEVKELLADPESLESPLALREVYPIYVDKKRKDRVSIDVEFIVDEEGFVRLPRLLSDPQDEGEQLALQRFRKWRFEPPIKDGEATAVSLHKTIVVPVVETPQP; this is translated from the coding sequence ATGAAAAAGCCAGCGACTCCCATCTTACTTCTGCTGCTCGCCACGGCGAGCGTCTTCTCCGCGCTCGCCAGCGCCAACGACGAGGATCATCCGGCGCGCGTCACTCGCCGTTTCGAGCCGATCTACCCCGCGGGGGCCCTGAACCAGGGCATCAGCCAAGGCTACGCCAAGGTGCTGTTCTGGGTCGACGACCTCGGACAACCGAGCGATTTCGTCACCGTGGCGCACAACGGGCGTTGGTTTGGGCCGGCCTTGATCGATGCGCTGAGAGACTGGTCCTTCGAACCGAAGATCGAAAACGGCATGCCGGTGGGCAGCGTCTTTTCCGTGGAGTGGACTTTCCTGCCCGATCGCGCGGTCGAGCTCAACATCATGTCCGCCGCCAGCAAGAAGTTCGATCCCGATGAAGTGAAAGAGCTGCTGGCCGACCCGGAAAGCTTGGAGTCGCCGCTCGCATTGCGCGAAGTGTATCCGATATATGTCGACAAGAAACGAAAGGATCGCGTCAGCATCGACGTGGAATTCATCGTGGACGAGGAAGGATTCGTGAGGCTGCCTCGACTCCTCTCGGATCCTCAGGACGAAGGCGAGCAGTTGGCTCTGCAACGCTTTCGCAAATGGAGATTCGAGCCCCCCATCAAGGACGGCGAAGCGACCGCGGTGTCGCTTCACAAGACCATCGTGGTGCCGGTGGTCGAGACGCCTCAGCCATAG
- a CDS encoding DUF72 domain-containing protein, protein MPAKLPYYLGCPAWSNRDWIGTVFPDGTAPADLLRKYSRLFNTVEGNTLFYALPPAATLERWMAESAPSFRFAPKFPKAISHERRLHSAKEESKAFFKVLETLADGDKLGLSFLQLPPSFNINNLDTLTKYLKALPKDYAFAVEPRHISWYDQGDNEKRLDDLLETLGMDKVIFDSRPLFSQEADDHEEQSAMERKPQMPIRRVAISQHPMLRFIGRNDSDKNHVWIKEWAPVINKWILEGKRPYIFAHAADDAYAPFVARRLHQQLAKVNPLLPQLPDFESDRAKSAPDQEQLDLF, encoded by the coding sequence ATGCCTGCAAAACTTCCCTACTACCTCGGCTGTCCAGCATGGTCCAATCGCGACTGGATCGGGACCGTGTTCCCCGACGGGACTGCCCCAGCCGACCTGCTGCGCAAGTACTCGCGACTTTTCAACACGGTGGAGGGAAACACCTTGTTCTATGCCCTGCCCCCAGCGGCCACCCTGGAGCGCTGGATGGCCGAATCCGCCCCCTCCTTCCGATTCGCCCCGAAATTTCCCAAGGCGATCTCCCACGAACGCCGCCTGCACTCCGCAAAAGAGGAAAGCAAAGCCTTCTTCAAGGTGCTCGAAACCCTGGCCGACGGCGACAAGCTCGGTCTTTCCTTCCTCCAGCTCCCGCCATCTTTCAATATCAACAATCTGGATACGCTCACCAAGTACCTGAAAGCGCTGCCCAAGGACTACGCCTTCGCGGTCGAGCCTCGGCACATCAGCTGGTACGATCAAGGCGACAACGAAAAGCGCCTGGACGATCTGCTGGAGACGCTCGGAATGGACAAGGTCATCTTCGACAGTCGCCCACTCTTCTCGCAGGAAGCCGACGACCACGAGGAGCAGTCCGCCATGGAGCGCAAGCCGCAGATGCCCATCCGCCGCGTCGCCATCAGCCAGCACCCTATGCTGCGCTTCATCGGACGAAACGATTCCGACAAGAACCACGTCTGGATAAAGGAATGGGCGCCCGTTATCAATAAGTGGATACTTGAGGGCAAACGACCCTACATCTTCGCCCATGCCGCAGACGATGCCTATGCGCCGTTCGTCGCCCGCAGACTCCACCAGCAGCTAGCGAAAGTGAACCCTCTGCTGCCGCAGCTGCCCGACTTCGAAAGCGACCGCGCCAAGTCGGCGCCCGACCAGGAACAGCTCGACCTTTTCTAG
- the hisI gene encoding phosphoribosyl-AMP cyclohydrolase, translating into MSQTCIHERTSKEEIEKGLKLQPKFDANGLIPCITTEVHTNEVIMFAWMNEEALRHTIETNKATYFSRSRGKLWVKGESSGQIQWVKELRTDCDQDVILIKVDIGEKGAACHTGYKSCFYRKLDGVELIYDGGEPLFDPAEVYKK; encoded by the coding sequence ATGTCACAAACATGCATTCACGAACGCACCTCGAAGGAGGAGATTGAAAAAGGCCTAAAGCTTCAGCCGAAGTTCGACGCGAACGGCCTCATTCCCTGCATCACCACCGAGGTCCATACAAACGAGGTGATCATGTTCGCCTGGATGAATGAAGAAGCCCTGCGACATACCATCGAAACCAACAAGGCCACCTACTTCAGCCGCTCCCGCGGAAAGCTCTGGGTGAAGGGCGAGTCCTCAGGCCAGATCCAATGGGTCAAGGAGCTGCGCACCGACTGCGATCAGGACGTGATTCTTATCAAGGTCGACATCGGCGAAAAAGGGGCCGCCTGCCACACCGGCTACAAGTCCTGCTTCTATCGCAAGCTCGATGGCGTGGAACTGATCTACGACGGAGGCGAGCCGCTCTTCGATCCAGCCGAAGTCTACAAGAAGTAG
- a CDS encoding methyl-accepting chemotaxis protein, with amino-acid sequence MKYLGIDRLSIRSRLNVLLAAVIVLFGAMVGLSMHVTSDSKLIAADILAENLLEQQKSKLQVATHALATVLAKRIEGIENEADRMEALRIAIDDIRFEEDASGYFFIYKGTVNVALPPKKSLVGTDLGDSTDPNGVLFVRELRDQAQAGGGFVSYHFDKPGKGITPKLSYSEMIEGTDLWIGTGVYIDNIAAQTEYLNVTLAEGIKGDQILFFGISGGLFLFLILPVSVMIASSVAKPLEVAMARLQKRAQSILSSSQEISNASDTLASGASEQAASIEETSASICEIASLSERNADCADSAMSVMDEANRSIAQVSGDIRKLHESMARISDSSAQMRAIIKTIDEIAFQTNILALNAAVEAARAGEAGSGFSVVAEEVRSLAGRSAAAARDTANLIENSVSTIDQGNGIMISAKESFAAMQSKAQEVGGYLTQIVGFSKEQSSGVQQINVASGQMNETVQANAAHAQECAASAAQLERSFRDFNEVIALIENAIRGASESSGREAPSRSQASSESSSWIDGSLPRKNAAGAREFARF; translated from the coding sequence ATGAAATATCTAGGAATTGACCGTCTCTCCATCCGGTCTCGACTGAACGTGCTGCTCGCCGCCGTCATTGTGCTCTTCGGGGCTATGGTCGGCCTTTCGATGCATGTCACCAGCGACTCCAAGTTGATCGCTGCCGATATCCTCGCGGAAAATCTGCTGGAGCAGCAGAAGAGCAAGCTGCAGGTAGCGACGCATGCCTTGGCCACGGTTTTGGCCAAGCGCATCGAGGGTATCGAAAACGAGGCGGACCGGATGGAAGCTCTGCGAATCGCCATCGACGATATCCGTTTCGAGGAGGACGCCTCCGGATACTTCTTCATCTACAAGGGCACCGTGAACGTGGCCTTGCCGCCCAAAAAATCGCTGGTCGGCACCGATCTCGGAGATTCCACCGATCCCAATGGAGTGCTGTTCGTGCGAGAGCTTCGCGATCAGGCCCAAGCGGGCGGAGGCTTCGTCTCCTATCATTTCGACAAGCCAGGAAAGGGCATCACGCCCAAGCTTTCCTATTCGGAGATGATCGAAGGCACCGATCTTTGGATTGGTACCGGGGTCTACATCGACAACATCGCGGCCCAGACCGAGTACTTGAACGTGACCTTGGCCGAGGGGATCAAGGGGGATCAGATCCTGTTTTTCGGCATCTCCGGGGGCCTGTTTCTCTTTTTGATTCTGCCGGTTTCAGTCATGATCGCCAGCAGCGTGGCGAAGCCGCTGGAAGTGGCCATGGCTCGTCTCCAGAAGCGAGCTCAGAGCATCCTGTCGTCTTCCCAAGAAATCTCCAACGCTTCCGACACGCTGGCCTCCGGGGCCTCGGAACAGGCTGCTTCCATCGAGGAAACCAGCGCCTCCATCTGCGAGATCGCTAGCCTGTCGGAACGCAACGCCGACTGCGCCGACAGCGCCATGTCGGTCATGGACGAGGCCAATCGGTCGATCGCTCAAGTCAGCGGCGACATTCGCAAGCTGCACGAGTCGATGGCGCGGATCTCCGATTCGAGCGCTCAAATGAGGGCCATCATCAAGACCATCGATGAAATCGCGTTCCAGACCAACATCCTCGCTTTGAACGCCGCGGTCGAAGCGGCGCGGGCCGGGGAGGCGGGATCGGGCTTTTCGGTGGTAGCGGAGGAAGTGCGCTCGCTAGCAGGGCGCTCCGCTGCCGCGGCCAGAGACACTGCGAATCTGATCGAGAACTCGGTTTCCACCATCGATCAGGGAAATGGCATCATGATTTCCGCCAAGGAAAGCTTCGCCGCCATGCAAAGCAAGGCCCAGGAGGTCGGAGGCTACCTCACTCAGATCGTCGGCTTTTCCAAGGAGCAGTCGTCCGGAGTGCAGCAGATCAACGTGGCCAGCGGCCAGATGAACGAAACGGTGCAGGCCAATGCCGCTCACGCTCAGGAGTGCGCCGCTTCGGCTGCCCAGCTCGAGCGTTCGTTTCGCGATTTCAACGAAGTCATCGCTCTGATCGAAAACGCGATCCGAGGGGCGAGCGAATCGTCAGGCCGGGAAGCGCCAAGCCGCTCGCAGGCATCTTCCGAAAGCTCGAGTTGGATCGACGGCTCTCTCCCCAGGAAAAACGCCGCTGGCGCTCGCGAGTTCGCGCGTTTCTAG
- a CDS encoding HAD-IA family hydrolase translates to MPSSEIRAVTFDAAHTLYHPHPSVGAIYREVMQRHGLDYGKEELQAGFARAFASVSKDKTILDGERREYSYWQAVVRESISQLRPQPGDFSTLFEDLWETFSHGHRWRPADKARETLSELRRRGYRTALLTNWDARVRRVVAETGFEPLFDALYISSEIGYEKPEAEIFAHAQRGLALGPAQILHVGDSLQHDMEGAREAGWQAIRIIDEERHQADYPSIRSLPELLDLLPPR, encoded by the coding sequence ATGCCATCTTCCGAAATCCGAGCCGTCACCTTCGACGCGGCCCACACCCTCTACCATCCGCACCCTTCGGTAGGAGCGATCTATCGCGAGGTGATGCAGCGCCATGGCCTCGACTACGGCAAGGAGGAGCTGCAGGCGGGTTTCGCTCGGGCTTTCGCCAGCGTTTCCAAGGACAAGACCATTCTCGACGGGGAGAGACGCGAGTACAGCTACTGGCAGGCGGTGGTGCGCGAATCGATTTCCCAGCTAAGGCCGCAACCCGGCGATTTCTCGACTCTATTCGAGGATCTCTGGGAAACCTTTTCCCACGGCCACCGTTGGCGACCGGCGGACAAGGCCCGCGAAACGCTGAGCGAACTGCGCCGACGCGGCTATCGCACGGCGCTGCTCACCAACTGGGACGCCCGCGTTCGCCGCGTGGTGGCGGAAACGGGGTTCGAGCCCCTCTTCGACGCCCTTTACATTTCCAGCGAGATCGGCTACGAAAAGCCGGAAGCGGAAATCTTCGCCCACGCCCAACGCGGACTCGCCCTCGGACCAGCTCAAATCCTGCACGTCGGCGACAGCCTGCAGCACGATATGGAAGGCGCCCGGGAGGCGGGCTGGCAGGCCATCCGCATCATCGACGAGGAGCGACACCAAGCGGACTATCCGAGCATCCGAAGCCTGCCGGAGCTATTGGACCTGCTGCCGCCTCGATAG
- a CDS encoding DUF971 domain-containing protein: MTRPKTIQLIGSELAILWEDGAETYISSAKLRAASPSAETAGERDIFGKQHGGEFGKDYSQVEIRDWQPVGNYALRFRFSDGHATGLYSFELLKSLGDQ, encoded by the coding sequence ATGACACGACCGAAGACCATTCAGCTCATTGGCTCCGAACTCGCAATCCTCTGGGAAGACGGCGCCGAGACCTACATTTCCAGCGCCAAGCTGCGCGCCGCTTCGCCCAGCGCCGAGACTGCGGGCGAGCGTGACATCTTCGGCAAGCAGCATGGCGGGGAGTTCGGCAAGGACTACTCGCAGGTGGAGATCCGGGACTGGCAGCCGGTGGGAAACTACGCCCTGCGGTTCCGCTTCTCCGACGGCCACGCCACCGGCCTGTACAGCTTCGAGCTGCTCAAGAGCCTAGGCGACCAGTAG
- the rsmH gene encoding 16S rRNA (cytosine(1402)-N(4))-methyltransferase RsmH, protein MISTIDSLFGIAPEMEGHVPVLAQETLEHLAPRDGGLYLDCTFGGGGHTELILQAAHCSVVAIDQDPFAAKRAEEVKARYGERFIFHRMNFETLDQLEEGPFDGILFDFGVSSYQLDEIDRGFSFRGEAPLDMRMNPESGVSASTWLATASRHQLIRAIRDYAEEKNWRRIVDAILQAQGKDELNTTSQLANLILSCTPARVRFSSKLHPATKVFQGIRIAVNDELGVIERGLPAAFQQLKTGGILCAISFHSLEDRIAKNLFRKWAGRPEGARDNRPQDMREVLAELVSRRPVSASDKEVAENPRSRSAKLRVIRKVK, encoded by the coding sequence GTGATTTCAACCATCGATAGTCTATTTGGCATCGCCCCCGAAATGGAAGGACATGTGCCAGTACTCGCCCAGGAAACGCTCGAGCACCTCGCTCCGCGTGACGGTGGCCTGTACCTGGACTGCACCTTTGGAGGCGGAGGCCACACCGAGCTGATCCTGCAGGCAGCGCATTGCTCGGTGGTCGCTATCGATCAGGACCCGTTCGCGGCCAAGCGAGCGGAGGAAGTGAAGGCCCGCTACGGCGAGCGCTTCATCTTCCATCGCATGAATTTCGAAACGCTCGACCAGCTGGAGGAAGGACCGTTCGACGGCATCCTATTCGACTTCGGCGTGTCATCCTATCAGTTGGACGAGATCGATCGAGGCTTCTCCTTTCGCGGGGAAGCCCCTCTGGACATGAGGATGAATCCCGAATCGGGAGTCTCAGCGTCGACATGGCTTGCCACGGCCAGTCGCCACCAGCTGATACGAGCGATTCGCGACTACGCGGAAGAAAAGAACTGGCGTCGAATCGTGGATGCGATTCTCCAGGCTCAGGGCAAAGACGAACTAAACACCACATCACAACTCGCCAATCTTATCCTATCCTGCACTCCGGCGAGGGTTCGTTTCAGCTCCAAACTGCATCCGGCTACCAAGGTCTTCCAAGGTATCCGCATCGCGGTGAACGACGAGCTTGGCGTCATCGAACGCGGACTTCCCGCAGCCTTCCAGCAGCTCAAGACCGGCGGCATTCTCTGCGCGATCAGCTTCCACTCCCTGGAAGATCGCATCGCGAAGAATCTCTTCCGCAAATGGGCCGGCCGACCGGAAGGAGCGCGAGACAACCGTCCGCAAGACATGAGAGAGGTGCTGGCTGAGCTCGTCAGCCGACGCCCCGTTTCGGCTAGTGACAAGGAAGTCGCCGAAAATCCGCGTAGCCGCTCCGCCAAGCTGCGCGTTATCAGAAAAGTGAAGTAA
- a CDS encoding penicillin-binding protein 2: protein MASRPGTTKFRFWILALIFFLGYGAIGYRLVELHAFKSNEFVDELQNSRFRLITEEPRRGEILDANGELLATSQTFLEVGVDRHSIRGDELDKLPYIARALDLPLSQVHEAFGVKNGRLPSVPDRLSPRWKPLKRMVEQPDFAPLAKMNLRCITSTESYHRVYPKNQLASHVVGYVRKDGVAAMGIEREYDFYLSGERGWKESEVGGRNGEMAQFRRRHVSSTDGLNVVLTIDSYVQDAVELELQHIAETFDPVAATIIVSDPYTGDILGLGNYPSFDPNLYWEADEPSQKNRALTDILEPGSTFKIVAATAALEERLVDTETLIDCSQPIVVMPDGYRLKLPKDDHAMGLISVAEVVSKSSNRGAAHLGLRLGEENFYQWVTKYGFGEYSGFDLGVESKGILYPPRKWDRLTLSRMTMGHSIAATPMQVHMATSTLANGGVLMKPRIVSGITNYEGEQIVRFGPVPRRKVISRSTANVVTRLLEDAASDRGTARRAVIEGYRVAGKTGTTQKIVDGRYSSSQHVGSFTGFFPANNPQVVITVIVDGAQNPGVAYGGVVAAPSFRNVAKKLIPHYAITPSDVAPGFAYSEDSNLLGRNR from the coding sequence ATGGCAAGTCGCCCAGGTACTACTAAATTCAGATTTTGGATACTCGCTCTCATTTTCTTTCTTGGCTATGGGGCGATCGGGTATCGCCTGGTCGAACTGCATGCCTTCAAGAGCAACGAGTTCGTAGACGAGCTGCAGAACAGCCGCTTTCGGCTCATCACTGAAGAGCCGCGCCGCGGGGAGATCCTCGATGCGAACGGGGAACTGCTGGCCACCAGCCAGACCTTTCTCGAGGTCGGCGTCGATCGGCATTCCATCCGGGGAGACGAGCTCGACAAGCTTCCCTACATCGCTCGGGCCCTGGATCTTCCTCTCTCTCAGGTTCATGAAGCGTTCGGCGTGAAAAACGGTCGGCTGCCGAGCGTTCCTGATCGTCTGTCTCCACGCTGGAAGCCGCTCAAGCGCATGGTCGAGCAGCCGGACTTCGCGCCGCTGGCAAAGATGAACCTCCGCTGCATCACCAGCACCGAGAGCTATCATCGAGTCTACCCGAAGAACCAGCTCGCGTCACATGTTGTTGGATACGTGCGCAAGGACGGCGTCGCCGCGATGGGTATCGAACGGGAATACGATTTTTATCTCAGCGGAGAGCGCGGGTGGAAGGAAAGCGAAGTCGGAGGCCGCAATGGAGAGATGGCCCAGTTCCGCCGCCGTCATGTCAGCTCGACGGATGGGCTGAACGTGGTGCTCACCATCGACTCCTACGTTCAGGACGCGGTGGAACTCGAGCTCCAGCACATCGCCGAAACGTTCGATCCGGTCGCTGCGACCATCATCGTTTCCGATCCCTACACTGGGGATATCCTCGGTCTGGGAAACTATCCAAGCTTCGACCCGAACCTGTACTGGGAAGCGGACGAGCCCTCGCAAAAGAATCGAGCCCTCACCGATATCCTCGAGCCTGGCTCGACCTTCAAGATCGTCGCCGCCACCGCAGCCTTGGAGGAGCGCCTGGTGGACACGGAGACCTTGATCGATTGCTCGCAGCCGATCGTGGTGATGCCTGATGGCTACCGCTTGAAACTGCCGAAGGACGACCACGCCATGGGTTTGATCTCGGTCGCGGAAGTGGTCTCCAAATCCTCAAATCGGGGAGCCGCCCACCTCGGGTTGCGTCTCGGCGAAGAGAATTTCTACCAGTGGGTGACTAAGTATGGATTTGGCGAATACAGTGGATTCGACCTTGGCGTGGAATCGAAAGGCATACTTTATCCGCCGCGAAAGTGGGACCGTTTGACGCTTTCGCGCATGACCATGGGGCACTCCATCGCCGCGACTCCGATGCAGGTGCATATGGCGACATCCACCCTGGCCAACGGCGGGGTGCTCATGAAGCCGCGCATCGTGTCGGGAATTACCAACTACGAAGGCGAGCAGATCGTGCGCTTCGGTCCGGTGCCGCGACGCAAGGTCATCTCGCGAAGCACGGCGAACGTGGTGACTCGACTGCTTGAGGATGCTGCTTCGGATCGTGGCACAGCTCGTCGCGCCGTGATCGAAGGCTACCGGGTCGCCGGCAAGACCGGTACCACTCAGAAAATCGTGGACGGACGATACTCCAGCTCGCAGCACGTTGGCTCGTTCACCGGCTTCTTCCCCGCCAACAATCCGCAAGTGGTGATCACGGTGATTGTCGATGGAGCGCAGAATCCGGGCGTCGCCTACGGCGGCGTGGTGGCGGCGCCATCCTTTCGCAACGTCGCTAAAAAGCTCATTCCGCACTACGCGATCACGCCCTCGGATGTCGCTCCAGGATTTGCGTACAGCGAAGATTCGAATTTATTAGGGAGGAACAGGTAG
- a CDS encoding UDP-N-acetylmuramoyl-L-alanyl-D-glutamate--2,6-diaminopimelate ligase, which translates to MSSKSKKFSQLIEPALARKLKGQPDPVIQRIVIDSRRVTPGSLFFALPGLKNDGNAFVDEAISRGAVAVVSRQPRRFRSAKLAYIVCEDPRKELAHASRLFFDQPDEALSLVGITGTNGKTTVSFLAKQLLADRKQAYGCIGTVGYDLVKRTVPSFRTTPESHELCELLSQMRAFECQGTVMEVSSHGIDQQRVAGLQFEVAVFLNLTRDHLDYHGDMESYFQVKRRLFVGEIGPKPKVAIINVDDAFGRRLAQELDSEMKVITFGVEQPADLKAASVALDAGGTQFTLSFEEREIKVNSSLIGHYNVSNALAALAICHALGQDLEACVGSLANFSGIPGRMQKVETSKPFTVLVDYAHTEDALHNALKMLRQVTTGKLRVVFGCGGNRDRGKRPNMTRVANEQADEAWATSDNPRNERIESIFEDMKEGVVDERRIRFVPDRRRAIELALKSCGPGDCLLIAGKGHESFQEYGETVVPFDDRKVAAELLENMRLGGQG; encoded by the coding sequence ATGTCGAGTAAAAGCAAGAAATTTAGTCAGCTCATCGAACCAGCCTTGGCCAGGAAGCTCAAGGGACAGCCCGATCCCGTGATTCAACGCATCGTGATCGACAGCCGTCGGGTCACTCCGGGCAGCCTGTTCTTCGCCTTGCCAGGACTGAAGAACGATGGAAACGCCTTCGTGGACGAGGCCATATCGCGTGGAGCGGTGGCAGTGGTTTCGCGGCAGCCGCGTCGCTTTCGAAGCGCCAAGCTCGCCTACATCGTGTGCGAGGATCCGCGCAAGGAGCTCGCCCATGCTTCGCGCCTTTTCTTCGACCAGCCGGACGAGGCCCTCTCTTTGGTCGGCATCACCGGCACCAATGGCAAGACGACTGTCTCCTTTCTCGCCAAACAGCTGCTGGCGGACCGGAAGCAAGCCTACGGCTGTATCGGCACCGTTGGATACGACCTCGTAAAGCGCACCGTTCCTTCGTTTCGCACCACCCCGGAATCGCACGAGCTTTGCGAATTGCTAAGTCAGATGCGGGCTTTCGAATGCCAAGGGACGGTGATGGAGGTGAGCTCCCATGGCATCGACCAGCAACGCGTGGCGGGCCTGCAGTTCGAGGTCGCGGTCTTTCTCAATTTGACGCGCGACCATCTGGACTATCATGGCGACATGGAAAGCTATTTCCAGGTGAAGCGACGCTTGTTCGTGGGCGAAATCGGACCCAAGCCGAAAGTCGCCATCATCAATGTCGACGACGCGTTCGGTCGCCGCCTCGCTCAGGAGTTGGATTCTGAAATGAAGGTGATCACTTTCGGGGTGGAGCAGCCTGCGGACCTGAAGGCCGCATCGGTGGCTCTGGACGCAGGCGGTACTCAGTTCACGCTTTCCTTCGAGGAAAGGGAAATCAAGGTCAACTCGTCGTTGATCGGTCACTACAATGTGAGCAACGCCTTGGCGGCGTTGGCGATCTGCCATGCCCTTGGTCAAGACCTGGAAGCGTGCGTTGGCAGTTTAGCGAATTTTTCCGGCATCCCAGGTCGTATGCAGAAAGTCGAGACGAGCAAGCCGTTCACGGTGCTCGTCGACTACGCCCATACCGAGGACGCTTTGCACAACGCTCTGAAAATGCTTCGGCAGGTGACGACTGGCAAACTGCGGGTGGTCTTTGGTTGCGGCGGAAATCGAGACCGGGGCAAGCGCCCGAATATGACTCGAGTTGCGAACGAACAAGCGGACGAGGCTTGGGCCACTTCTGACAACCCCCGCAATGAACGCATCGAATCGATCTTCGAGGATATGAAGGAAGGGGTGGTCGACGAGCGGCGCATCCGATTCGTGCCGGATCGTCGCCGAGCCATCGAGCTCGCCCTCAAGAGCTGTGGACCTGGAGATTGCCTGTTGATCGCGGGAAAAGGGCACGAGTCCTTTCAGGAGTACGGCGAAACGGTGGTGCCTTTTGACGATAGGAAGGTCGCTGCGGAGCTACTGGAGAACATGCGTCTCGGAGGTCAGGGATAA